A single Macaca mulatta isolate MMU2019108-1 chromosome 11, T2T-MMU8v2.0, whole genome shotgun sequence DNA region contains:
- the RFLNA gene encoding refilin-A isoform X2, whose translation MRPRMLPVFFGESIKVNPEPTHEIRCNSEVKYASEKHFQDKVFYVPVPTVTAYSETIVAAPNCTWRNYRSQLTLEPRPRALRFRSTTIIFPKHARSTFRTTLHCSLGRPSCWFTASVQLQLCQDPAPSLLGPATL comes from the exons ATGAGGCCCCGCATGCTGCCGGTGTTCTTCGGGGAGAGCATCAAGGTGAACCCGGAACCCACGCATGAGATCCG CTGCAACTCCGAGGTCAAGTACGCCTCAGAGAAGCATTTCCAGGACAAGGTCTTCTATGTGCCCGTGCCCACCGTCACAGCCTACAGCGAGACCATCGTGGCGGCACCCAACTGCACGTGGCGCAACTACCGCAGCCAGCTGACCCTGGAGCCACGCCCGCGCGCCCTGCGTTTCCGCAGCACCACCATCATCTTCCCCAAGCATGCCAGGAGCACTTTCCGGACCAccttgcactgcagcctgggccggCCCAGCTGCTGGTTCACCGCCAGCGTGCAGCTGCAGCTGTGCCAGGACCCTGCCCCCAGCCTCCTGGGCCCTGCCACGCTCTGA